One region of Pseudomonas alvandae genomic DNA includes:
- the flgM gene encoding flagellar biosynthesis anti-sigma factor FlgM, translating into MVIDFNRLNSSSPVTGTARTSASKETAETGKSKPAEQAATVSNGESVHLSNEAQQLQKVTDKLRDQPVVDNARVAALKAAIADGSYQVDSNRVASKLLNFEAQR; encoded by the coding sequence ATGGTCATCGATTTCAATCGTTTAAACAGCTCCTCACCTGTGACAGGGACTGCGCGTACCAGCGCCAGCAAGGAAACCGCCGAAACCGGCAAATCCAAGCCAGCCGAACAGGCCGCCACTGTCAGCAATGGGGAATCGGTACACCTCAGCAATGAGGCTCAGCAGTTGCAGAAGGTCACTGACAAGCTGCGCGATCAACCTGTCGTCGACAACGCCCGCGTGGCCGCGTTGAAAGCAGCAATCGCCGATGGCAGCTATCAAGTCGACAGCAACCGCGTAGCCAGCAAGCTGCTCAACTTCGAAGCCCAGCGCTAG
- the flgA gene encoding flagellar basal body P-ring formation chaperone FlgA, producing the protein MNAQTTFSRRLTTHCRHWLGALLAACLLASGGPAVGAAEVTLPDLLIGVTQGFLEFTVEDYLATSQTEGRYEIEVNQLDPRLRMPMCDKELTASLESPARPLGRVTVKVRCDSAAPWTVFVPAQVRLYREIVTTTRPLKRAGIVEPQDVVLRERDVSQISQGFLTSVDEAIGQKLVRPMVADQVITQVHLEQAEVVRKGDQVVITARSGTLAVRMPGEALSNGGMREQIRVKNLNSQRVIKAQVMAPGQVEVAM; encoded by the coding sequence ATGAACGCACAAACGACATTTTCTCGACGCCTGACCACTCACTGCCGCCACTGGCTCGGTGCACTGCTGGCTGCCTGCCTGCTCGCTTCTGGCGGTCCTGCCGTCGGTGCTGCTGAAGTAACCTTGCCTGATCTCCTTATCGGCGTCACTCAGGGCTTTCTTGAGTTCACCGTAGAAGACTATCTGGCAACCAGTCAAACCGAAGGTCGCTACGAGATCGAAGTCAACCAGCTCGACCCGCGCCTGCGGATGCCAATGTGCGACAAGGAATTGACTGCCTCGCTGGAGAGTCCGGCCAGGCCGCTGGGCCGCGTCACGGTGAAGGTTCGTTGCGACAGCGCGGCCCCCTGGACGGTGTTCGTGCCCGCTCAAGTGCGCCTGTATCGCGAAATTGTCACCACCACTCGCCCGCTCAAGCGCGCCGGGATTGTCGAACCCCAGGACGTGGTGCTGCGTGAACGCGACGTCAGCCAGATCAGCCAGGGCTTCCTGACTTCCGTTGATGAAGCCATTGGTCAGAAACTTGTCCGACCAATGGTCGCTGACCAAGTGATCACGCAGGTACATCTGGAACAGGCCGAAGTGGTTCGCAAGGGCGACCAGGTGGTCATCACCGCCCGCAGTGGCACATTAGCCGTGCGGATGCCGGGCGAGGCCCTGTCCAACGGCGGCATGCGCGAACAGATTCGGGTGAAGAACCTCAACTCCCAACGAGTCATCAAGGCGCAAGTAATGGCGCCTGGCCAGGTGGAAGTGGCTATGTAA